From a single Alloactinosynnema sp. L-07 genomic region:
- the ligD gene encoding non-homologous end-joining DNA ligase codes for MATEAVEIKVGERAVRVSNPDKVYFAELGLTKRQIVEYFLSVGDGILGALRDRPTTLERWPGGVFEGAKLSTRADHRGDAFYQKRIPKGAPDYVETARIAFPSGRPADEVCPTELAVVAWAANLGTLTFHPWPVSRADVDRPDQLRIDLDPQPGTDFSDAVRVAFEVRALLASMGITAFPKTSGGRGLHLYVPIEPRWTFVEARRALIALGREMERRMPDQVTVKWWKEERGQRIFIDYNQMARDRTIASAYSIRPTQRALVSAPVTWDEVGDAHPQDFSVLTMPERFAQVGDLHAGVATEAYSLEPLIELVERDQRDHDLGDMPYPPEYPKMAGEPKRVQPSKARDDT; via the coding sequence GTGGCGACTGAGGCCGTGGAGATCAAGGTCGGCGAGCGAGCCGTTCGAGTGTCCAATCCGGACAAGGTGTACTTCGCCGAACTGGGGCTGACCAAGCGCCAGATCGTCGAGTACTTCCTGTCGGTGGGCGACGGCATCCTGGGCGCGCTGCGCGACCGCCCGACCACCCTGGAACGCTGGCCGGGCGGCGTCTTCGAAGGCGCCAAACTGTCCACCAGAGCCGACCACCGGGGCGACGCTTTCTATCAGAAACGCATCCCCAAGGGCGCGCCGGACTACGTCGAGACCGCCCGGATCGCCTTCCCCAGCGGCAGGCCCGCCGACGAGGTGTGCCCGACGGAACTGGCGGTGGTGGCGTGGGCGGCCAACCTGGGCACCCTGACGTTCCACCCCTGGCCGGTCAGCCGGGCCGATGTGGACCGGCCAGACCAGCTGCGCATCGACCTCGACCCCCAGCCCGGCACCGACTTCTCGGACGCGGTCCGGGTGGCCTTCGAGGTCCGCGCCCTGCTGGCGTCGATGGGCATCACGGCGTTCCCGAAGACCTCCGGCGGCCGTGGGCTGCATCTTTATGTGCCGATCGAGCCCCGCTGGACCTTCGTCGAGGCCCGCCGCGCCCTGATCGCGCTGGGTCGGGAGATGGAACGGCGGATGCCGGACCAGGTCACGGTCAAGTGGTGGAAGGAGGAGCGTGGGCAGCGGATCTTCATCGACTACAACCAGATGGCCCGCGACCGCACGATCGCCTCGGCCTACTCCATTCGCCCTACTCAGCGCGCCCTCGTCTCGGCGCCGGTGACCTGGGATGAGGTGGGTGACGCACACCCGCAGGACTTCTCGGTGCTCACCATGCCGGAGCGGTTCGCCCAGGTCGGCGATCTCCACGCGGGGGTGGCGACCGAGGCGTATTCGCTGGAGCCGCTGATCGAGCTGGTCGAACGCGACCAGCGCGACCACGACCTCGGCGACATGCCGTATCCCCCGGAGTATCCGAAGATGGCGGGCGAACCCAAGCGGGTCCAGCCTTCCAAGGCCCGCGACGACACCTGA
- a CDS encoding DUF6319 family protein — MARVVALSAEDIERIGADLAAGKAATVWFTAAAVGVTAGQSAKVTGFAEPAEGDFIQVRPTGSRDELSFSPAELTLVKPAPRPKPAALKPAPELVPEVVMGLEPGAEAPTPRRREPARKPTEVTVTLHSTMEGEWTVDVLVGKKRTVRWMPVSAGDVAKAARSLPPEVGEAIGTALEAAKNRQTARVEQLKAELEAAQRALRDLG, encoded by the coding sequence ATGGCGAGGGTAGTGGCGCTGTCCGCCGAGGACATCGAGCGGATCGGCGCGGACCTGGCGGCGGGCAAGGCGGCGACGGTGTGGTTCACCGCCGCCGCCGTCGGGGTCACGGCGGGCCAGTCGGCCAAGGTCACCGGGTTCGCCGAGCCCGCGGAAGGCGACTTCATCCAGGTCCGCCCGACTGGATCCCGCGACGAGCTCTCGTTCTCGCCGGCGGAGTTGACGCTGGTCAAGCCCGCGCCGAGGCCCAAGCCCGCAGCGCTGAAACCCGCGCCGGAGCTGGTGCCGGAGGTGGTCATGGGACTGGAACCCGGGGCTGAGGCGCCCACTCCCCGCCGCCGAGAACCCGCGCGCAAGCCGACTGAGGTGACTGTGACCCTGCACTCGACCATGGAGGGCGAGTGGACTGTCGACGTCTTGGTCGGCAAAAAGCGCACGGTGCGGTGGATGCCGGTCTCGGCAGGCGACGTCGCCAAGGCGGCCAGGTCGCTGCCCCCGGAGGTCGGGGAGGCGATCGGGACAGCGTTGGAAGCGGCCAAGAACCGGCAGACGGCGCGGGTCGAGCAGCTCAAGGCTGAGCTTGAGGCGGCGCAGCGGGCGTTGCGGGACTTGGGCTAG
- a CDS encoding alpha/beta hydrolase produces the protein MRRLSWLLPMALLASCAAGPSARPAIVVNDGDQVPPATTASGPRPLPPLDEPKNSLMRWVPCGPEITDRLAKLAPPAALKIDCGRVSGVLDSPYAPGRGNMRMQVLRVGTGPVPLVVVNDVDGLPGTLYAVRLAMSLPADFLNQYSLVGLDRRGTGNSDAVRCVPEEVRAKLVDLDPRSGDVEPLVDLARTAGQQCTLTLESRLPAIDTWRTAADIESTRVALGMAHLHAIGHGEGSRVLSVFAERFPDKVGRMVLDGLPDPNEDPVVAMVGVAEGADAAFSAFAEDCARRACELGANARQALSEVLALPDFPLAPGVVLRAVLAALHDRQSWPALSKAIADARGGDTDGLAAFANPVVQETDELPATYDGTLVTRCNDTRGRLSTAQLSATAKDWNTRYPVFGGLIAQWLAVCSPWPVASHPVTQPQAASAPPMVVLSTATDAVTPHSGTERAAQQLTSAVLVSWQGAGHGAFGVSACATEAVTAFFTGGTLPRNGTVCPP, from the coding sequence GTGAGACGGCTGTCGTGGCTGCTGCCGATGGCCCTGCTCGCCTCCTGCGCGGCCGGACCGTCGGCCCGACCGGCGATCGTGGTCAACGACGGCGACCAGGTCCCACCCGCCACCACCGCGAGCGGCCCCCGACCGCTGCCGCCGCTCGACGAGCCCAAGAACTCGCTGATGCGGTGGGTGCCGTGCGGACCGGAGATCACCGACCGGCTCGCCAAACTGGCGCCGCCCGCCGCGTTGAAGATCGACTGCGGCCGGGTCAGCGGCGTCCTCGACTCCCCCTACGCGCCGGGCCGGGGCAACATGCGGATGCAGGTGCTGCGCGTGGGCACCGGGCCCGTCCCGCTCGTCGTGGTCAACGACGTCGACGGCCTGCCCGGCACCCTCTACGCCGTCCGGCTCGCCATGAGCCTGCCCGCCGACTTCCTCAACCAATACTCGCTGGTCGGCCTGGACCGGCGCGGCACCGGAAACTCCGACGCCGTGCGGTGCGTGCCCGAGGAGGTCCGCGCCAAGCTGGTCGACCTGGACCCGCGCTCCGGCGACGTCGAGCCGCTGGTCGACCTGGCAAGGACCGCGGGCCAGCAGTGCACCCTGACGCTGGAGTCGCGCCTCCCCGCGATAGACACCTGGCGCACCGCGGCCGACATCGAGTCCACCCGGGTCGCCCTCGGCATGGCCCACCTGCACGCGATCGGCCACGGCGAGGGCTCTCGGGTGCTGTCGGTGTTCGCCGAGCGCTTCCCCGACAAGGTCGGCCGGATGGTGCTCGACGGCCTGCCGGACCCGAACGAGGACCCGGTCGTCGCCATGGTCGGCGTCGCCGAGGGCGCGGACGCCGCGTTCAGCGCCTTCGCCGAGGATTGCGCCCGCCGCGCGTGCGAACTTGGCGCCAACGCTCGACAGGCGCTGAGCGAAGTACTGGCACTGCCCGACTTCCCGCTCGCGCCCGGCGTCGTCCTGCGTGCGGTGCTCGCGGCCTTGCACGACCGTCAGTCCTGGCCCGCGCTGTCCAAGGCCATCGCCGACGCGCGCGGCGGCGACACGGATGGCTTGGCAGCCTTCGCCAACCCGGTGGTCCAGGAGACCGACGAGCTGCCCGCGACGTATGACGGCACGCTCGTGACCAGGTGCAACGACACGCGCGGCAGGCTCTCAACCGCGCAGCTTTCGGCCACCGCGAAGGACTGGAACACCCGGTATCCGGTGTTCGGCGGCCTGATCGCGCAGTGGCTGGCGGTGTGCAGCCCGTGGCCGGTCGCGTCTCACCCGGTCACCCAGCCGCAGGCTGCCTCCGCGCCGCCGATGGTCGTGCTGTCCACGGCAACTGATGCGGTTACGCCGCACTCGGGCACGGAACGGGCCGCTCAGCAGCTCACGTCGGCGGTGCTGGTGTCCTGGCAGGGCGCGGGCCACGGGGCTTTTGGAGTGTCGGCGTGTGCCACGGAGGCTGTCACGGCCTTCTTCACCGGAGGCACCCTGCCGCGCAACGGCACCGTCTGCCCGCCCTAG
- a CDS encoding DMT family transporter, protein MVVAHVERAGRSPLTWIASAVAGTPRLVGSIPPTAQVLLGIVSVQVGAAFAKQLFSVAGSSGVVTLRLVFAAAVLLLIWRPSWPAKRDLPVILSYGVVLATMNVLFYLSLERIPLGIAVTVEFLGPLAVALLGSRRILDVLWALLAAGGVVLLAQSTVGADTVGLLFALGAGVCWAAYILLSAALGSRSSDGSGLALAMACAGLVAAPFGIADAGSALLSPTVLVVGLGVALMSSVIPYSLELEALRKIPPRVFGVLMSMEPAVAAVAGLLVLSEALTPLQWVAICCVVAASAGATRTARPDV, encoded by the coding sequence GTGGTTGTCGCGCACGTGGAACGAGCTGGTCGGTCGCCGCTGACGTGGATCGCCTCGGCGGTGGCCGGGACACCGCGGCTCGTGGGTTCCATCCCGCCGACCGCGCAGGTGTTGCTCGGCATCGTCAGCGTCCAGGTCGGCGCCGCGTTCGCCAAGCAGCTGTTCAGCGTGGCGGGCTCGTCGGGCGTGGTCACCCTGCGGCTGGTGTTCGCCGCGGCGGTACTGCTGCTGATCTGGCGCCCCTCCTGGCCCGCAAAACGGGACCTGCCGGTCATCCTCAGCTACGGCGTGGTCCTCGCGACGATGAACGTCCTGTTCTACCTGTCGCTGGAGCGGATCCCGCTGGGGATCGCGGTGACGGTCGAGTTCCTCGGCCCGCTGGCCGTCGCGCTGCTCGGCTCCCGCAGGATCCTCGACGTCCTGTGGGCCCTGCTCGCGGCGGGCGGCGTGGTTCTGCTGGCCCAGTCGACCGTCGGCGCCGACACCGTGGGCCTGCTGTTCGCCTTGGGCGCCGGCGTCTGTTGGGCGGCCTACATCCTGCTCAGCGCGGCCCTGGGCAGCCGGTCCAGCGACGGCTCCGGTCTGGCCCTGGCCATGGCCTGCGCGGGCCTGGTCGCCGCCCCGTTCGGCATCGCCGACGCCGGGTCGGCGCTGCTGTCGCCGACGGTGCTGGTGGTCGGCCTCGGCGTGGCGCTGATGTCGTCGGTGATTCCGTACTCGCTGGAGCTGGAAGCCCTGCGCAAGATCCCTCCGCGCGTGTTCGGCGTCCTGATGAGCATGGAACCCGCCGTCGCCGCCGTCGCGGGCCTCTTGGTGCTCAGCGAGGCCCTGACTCCGCTGCAGTGGGTCGCCATCTGCTGCGTCGTGGCGGCCTCAGCGGGCGCGACCAGAACAGCCCGGCCCGACGTCTAG
- a CDS encoding ATP-dependent DNA ligase — protein MGFVALPLTPPVQPMLAKAVKSIPDDASLVFEPKWDGFRCLVFRDGDEVTLQSRSGKPLNRYFPEAEIALRAALPERVVVDGELVVDIDGRLDFDKLAERIHPAASRVKMLSETTPSRFIAFDVLALGDDLLLDTPGVERRRRLEDLLTVTDSVHLTPATTSSDLARQWFEIFEGAGLDGVMGKPADGPYTPNKRTMLKFKHSRTADCVVAGLRWYKDTEPGEAVGSLMLGLYDNTGGLNHVGVVGSFPAARRRELAVELADLMRDGAEDHPWAKWHEAEATRKPGAVSRWRTTEQPWVPLRLERVVEVAYEHTEGGYPSRFRHTAQFQRWRPDREPSSCTYEQLEEPARYDLASVLRGEVRAR, from the coding sequence ATGGGGTTCGTGGCCCTCCCACTGACCCCGCCGGTCCAGCCGATGCTCGCCAAGGCCGTCAAGTCCATCCCGGACGACGCGAGCCTGGTGTTCGAGCCCAAATGGGACGGTTTCCGCTGCCTGGTGTTCCGCGACGGCGACGAGGTGACATTGCAGTCGCGCTCGGGTAAGCCGCTCAACCGCTACTTCCCCGAGGCCGAGATCGCCCTGCGCGCGGCGCTGCCGGAGCGGGTGGTGGTCGACGGGGAACTCGTCGTCGACATCGACGGCAGGCTCGACTTCGACAAGCTCGCCGAGCGCATCCACCCCGCCGCGAGCCGGGTGAAGATGCTGTCGGAGACCACCCCGTCGCGCTTCATCGCCTTCGACGTCCTCGCCCTCGGCGACGACCTGCTCCTCGACACCCCCGGCGTCGAGCGGCGGCGCAGGCTTGAGGACCTGCTGACGGTGACCGACTCGGTGCACCTCACCCCGGCCACGACCAGCTCCGACCTGGCCCGCCAGTGGTTCGAGATATTCGAGGGCGCGGGCCTCGACGGCGTCATGGGCAAGCCCGCCGACGGCCCGTACACGCCGAACAAGCGCACGATGCTCAAGTTCAAGCACTCGCGCACCGCGGACTGCGTGGTGGCGGGCCTGCGCTGGTACAAGGACACCGAGCCCGGCGAGGCGGTCGGCTCGCTGATGCTCGGCCTCTACGACAACACCGGCGGCCTCAACCACGTCGGCGTCGTCGGCTCGTTCCCCGCCGCCCGCCGCCGCGAACTCGCCGTCGAACTCGCCGACCTGATGCGCGACGGCGCCGAGGACCACCCGTGGGCGAAGTGGCACGAGGCCGAGGCGACGCGCAAGCCGGGCGCGGTCAGCCGGTGGCGCACGACCGAGCAGCCCTGGGTCCCGCTGCGGCTGGAACGGGTCGTGGAGGTCGCCTACGAGCACACCGAAGGCGGCTATCCGAGCCGCTTCCGGCACACCGCCCAGTTCCAGCGCTGGCGCCCGGACCGCGAGCCTTCGTCCTGCACGTATGAGCAGCTGGAGGAACCGGCCCGCTACGACCTGGCCTCAGTCCTAAGAGGCGAGGTCCGCGCCCGCTAG
- a CDS encoding pyrimidine reductase family protein, producing MTGSVVACWDGAVHRLWPVDRVSPGQTEVGVVDDTELEALYAYPDGLDRAWTQVNFVSSADGAVAVDGKSAGLSSPADKRIFALGRDLADVVLVGWGTARDEGYRGVKRTEVRTRRRTALGLSAVPPIAVVTGRCSIGPDSPLLTDTLVPPIVVTTESAPTTRRAALVDAGADVVVAGDDRVDLAAALAALSDRGLRRVSCEGGPTLFGDLIAADLVDQLCLTVAPLLAGGRERRIAVGAPPVAPARMELASVLAEDGFLMLRYRRGGAA from the coding sequence ATGACGGGCAGCGTAGTGGCGTGCTGGGATGGTGCGGTGCACAGGTTGTGGCCCGTAGACCGGGTTTCCCCAGGTCAGACCGAAGTCGGTGTGGTGGATGACACCGAACTCGAAGCGCTCTACGCCTATCCGGACGGGCTGGACCGGGCGTGGACGCAGGTCAACTTCGTCAGCAGCGCCGACGGCGCGGTCGCCGTGGACGGCAAGTCGGCAGGCCTGTCCAGCCCCGCCGACAAGCGGATCTTCGCCCTCGGCCGCGACCTCGCCGACGTGGTACTGGTCGGCTGGGGCACCGCCCGCGACGAGGGCTACCGCGGCGTCAAGCGCACCGAGGTCCGTACCCGCCGCCGCACGGCGCTGGGCCTCAGTGCCGTGCCGCCGATCGCGGTCGTCACCGGCCGGTGCTCCATCGGCCCGGACTCGCCGCTGCTGACCGACACGCTCGTCCCGCCGATCGTCGTCACCACCGAGTCGGCCCCGACGACCCGGCGCGCGGCGCTGGTCGACGCGGGCGCCGACGTCGTCGTCGCGGGCGACGACCGGGTGGACCTGGCCGCCGCGCTGGCCGCGCTGTCCGACCGCGGCCTGCGCCGGGTGAGCTGTGAAGGCGGGCCGACCCTGTTCGGCGACCTGATCGCCGCCGACCTCGTCGACCAGCTCTGTCTGACAGTGGCGCCGCTGCTCGCGGGCGGCCGGGAACGCCGCATCGCCGTCGGCGCCCCACCTGTCGCGCCCGCGCGGATGGAGCTGGCATCCGTGCTGGCCGAGGACGGCTTCCTCATGCTGAGGTACCGCAGGGGCGGCGCGGCGTAG
- the zapE gene encoding cell division protein ZapE, which translates to MPASLLARAPEIGAEELIATMAPPPRFGGVRFDTYFPNPAEPSQAAAVRDCAAFAERVGARQEKSLFQRMFGGKAEAGRPGLYLDGGFGVGKTHLLASIWHAVPGPKAYGTFVELTHLVGALGFTQAVERLSTHRLLAIDEFELDDPGDTMLVTRLLAQLTDAGVHVAATSNTLPDKLGEGRFAADDFLREIQALSARFSVVRVDGPDYRHRGLPDAPAPLSDVDLDASAAGLEGSTIDDFDGLCDHLAALHPSRYGKLVDGVAAVHLRGVHPLEYQDVALRVVSFADRLYDRAIPVVVSGAPVSALFTDEMLRGGYRKKYLRAVSRLVALSRDAATAS; encoded by the coding sequence ATGCCCGCCAGCCTGCTCGCCCGCGCCCCCGAGATCGGCGCGGAGGAGTTGATCGCCACGATGGCGCCGCCGCCCCGCTTCGGGGGCGTCCGGTTCGACACCTATTTCCCCAATCCGGCGGAGCCGAGCCAGGCCGCCGCGGTGCGGGACTGCGCGGCGTTCGCCGAGCGGGTCGGCGCCCGGCAGGAGAAGTCACTCTTCCAGCGGATGTTCGGCGGCAAGGCCGAGGCAGGCCGCCCGGGGCTCTACCTCGACGGCGGGTTCGGCGTCGGCAAGACCCACCTGCTCGCCTCGATCTGGCATGCCGTGCCCGGCCCCAAGGCGTACGGCACGTTCGTGGAGCTGACCCACCTGGTCGGCGCGCTGGGCTTCACCCAGGCCGTCGAGCGGCTCAGCACGCACCGGCTGCTGGCCATCGACGAGTTCGAACTCGACGACCCCGGCGACACCATGCTCGTCACCCGACTGCTCGCCCAGCTGACCGACGCGGGCGTGCACGTGGCGGCCACGTCGAACACGCTGCCGGACAAGCTGGGGGAGGGACGCTTCGCCGCGGACGACTTCCTGCGCGAGATCCAGGCGCTGTCGGCGCGGTTCTCCGTCGTGCGCGTCGACGGTCCCGACTACCGCCACCGCGGCCTGCCGGACGCGCCCGCCCCTCTGTCCGATGTGGACCTCGACGCGAGCGCGGCCGGGCTGGAGGGCTCGACCATCGACGACTTCGACGGGCTGTGCGACCACTTGGCCGCCCTGCACCCGTCGCGCTACGGCAAGCTGGTCGACGGGGTCGCCGCGGTGCACCTGCGCGGCGTGCATCCCCTGGAATACCAGGACGTCGCCCTGCGCGTGGTCTCCTTCGCCGACCGGCTCTACGACCGGGCCATCCCCGTGGTCGTGTCCGGCGCCCCGGTCTCGGCGCTGTTCACCGACGAGATGCTGCGCGGCGGCTACCGCAAGAAGTACCTGCGCGCGGTCAGCAGGCTCGTCGCCCTGTCGCGGGACGCGGCCACGGCGTCCTAG
- a CDS encoding phosphatase PAP2 family protein, which produces MVLERRRLLPAHLLRPALAMVVPCLIVVGALGAEVAGNTDAGPVDQVAFDVFWLRRDIVTPLTVSTNPAVMIAVITLVVGIALWHRRPRIALLAVLGPVLAAGLNTWLLKPFFARTHDGYLAYPSGHTTTLVSILAVITLVVAANAAPGRRLKATLGAGATALGLVGIGAWAIIGAKYHYLSDTLGSLFWGVAVVIIVAAVIDAVAKPVGDPRTVPAASGNTAR; this is translated from the coding sequence GTGGTTCTCGAACGGCGTCGCCTGCTGCCCGCGCACCTGCTCCGTCCGGCACTGGCCATGGTGGTGCCGTGCCTGATCGTCGTCGGCGCGCTGGGCGCGGAGGTCGCGGGCAACACCGACGCCGGGCCGGTCGACCAGGTGGCGTTCGACGTGTTCTGGCTGCGCCGCGACATCGTCACGCCGCTGACGGTCAGCACCAACCCTGCGGTCATGATCGCGGTGATCACGCTCGTCGTCGGCATCGCGCTGTGGCATCGCCGCCCGCGCATCGCCCTGCTGGCCGTGCTCGGGCCGGTGTTGGCCGCCGGGCTCAACACCTGGCTCCTCAAGCCGTTCTTCGCCCGCACCCACGACGGCTACCTCGCCTATCCGAGCGGGCACACAACGACGCTGGTCTCGATCCTCGCGGTGATCACCCTGGTGGTGGCCGCCAACGCCGCACCGGGACGGCGGCTCAAAGCGACGCTGGGCGCGGGCGCGACCGCGCTCGGACTGGTCGGCATCGGCGCCTGGGCGATCATCGGCGCCAAGTACCACTACCTCTCGGACACGCTTGGGTCACTGTTCTGGGGCGTCGCGGTGGTGATCATCGTGGCCGCGGTGATCGACGCCGTCGCCAAGCCTGTGGGCGATCCACGGACGGTGCCCGCGGCCAGCGGAAACACCGCACGGTAG
- a CDS encoding ATP-binding cassette domain-containing protein — protein sequence MGHLDAAGLSYTLPDGRVLFRDAGLRVGAGQVVAVVGENGAGKSTLLRLLSGELTSPDGGVSVQGGLAVMPQFVGSVRDDRSVRDLLLAVAPAPLRAAALAVDQAELAMMETDDEPTQLRYATALADYDEAGGYIAEVLWDTVTVAALGVGYEKARFREVRTLSGGEQKRLVLEALLRGREQVLLLDEPDNYLDVPGKRWLEAQLAETAKAVLLVSHDRELLNQVATHVVTVEAGTSWTHPAGFASWHDARETRWEKVAELQRRWDEEHEKLKELVRLMHRAAIVNDGMASRYRAAQTRLRKFEEAGPPPTPPRPQKVKPRLIGGRTGIRAITCADLELTGLMKPFDVEVFFADRLAVLGSNGSGKSHFLRLLSDVDSVRHSGVCRLGARVVPGLFAQTHDHPEWIGRTLVDILWHGDGDRGGLDRGGAASVLSRYGLAAAGEQRFETLSGGQQARFQILLLELGGATLLLLDEPTDNLDLHSAEALQDALEAFEGTVVAVTHDRWFARSFNRFLVFRSDGEVVETPQPVWDETRVKRAR from the coding sequence ATGGGACACCTCGACGCCGCCGGACTCTCCTACACCCTGCCCGACGGCCGGGTGCTGTTCCGCGACGCCGGTCTGCGGGTGGGCGCGGGTCAGGTCGTGGCGGTTGTCGGGGAGAACGGGGCGGGCAAGAGCACCCTGCTGCGGCTGCTCAGCGGCGAGTTGACCTCACCGGACGGAGGGGTTTCGGTGCAGGGCGGACTCGCGGTCATGCCGCAGTTCGTCGGCTCGGTGCGCGACGACCGGTCGGTGCGCGACCTGCTGCTGGCCGTCGCGCCCGCCCCGCTGCGCGCGGCCGCTTTGGCGGTGGACCAAGCCGAGCTGGCGATGATGGAGACCGATGACGAGCCCACCCAGCTGCGTTATGCGACCGCTCTGGCCGATTACGACGAGGCGGGCGGGTACATCGCGGAAGTCCTCTGGGACACGGTGACCGTGGCGGCTTTGGGGGTCGGCTACGAGAAGGCCCGGTTCCGCGAGGTCCGGACGCTGTCGGGCGGCGAGCAGAAGCGGCTGGTCCTGGAGGCGTTGCTGCGTGGCCGGGAACAGGTTCTTTTGCTCGATGAGCCCGACAACTACCTCGACGTGCCGGGCAAGCGGTGGCTCGAAGCCCAGCTGGCTGAGACCGCGAAGGCGGTGTTGCTGGTCAGCCACGATCGTGAGCTGTTGAACCAGGTCGCGACTCATGTGGTGACTGTGGAGGCGGGGACTTCGTGGACCCATCCTGCGGGCTTCGCGTCGTGGCACGACGCGAGGGAGACGCGCTGGGAGAAGGTCGCCGAACTGCAGCGGCGGTGGGATGAGGAACACGAGAAGCTCAAGGAACTTGTTCGGCTGATGCACCGTGCCGCGATCGTCAACGACGGCATGGCGAGTCGGTACCGGGCGGCGCAGACTCGGCTGCGCAAGTTCGAGGAAGCGGGGCCGCCGCCGACGCCGCCGCGACCGCAGAAGGTCAAGCCTCGGCTGATCGGTGGGCGGACGGGTATCCGGGCGATCACGTGCGCGGACCTGGAGCTGACCGGGCTGATGAAGCCGTTCGACGTTGAGGTGTTCTTCGCTGACCGGTTGGCGGTGCTGGGGTCCAACGGGTCAGGGAAGAGTCACTTCTTGCGGTTGCTGTCTGATGTGGACAGTGTGCGGCATTCGGGGGTGTGTCGGTTGGGGGCTCGGGTGGTGCCTGGGTTGTTCGCACAGACCCATGATCATCCTGAGTGGATCGGCCGGACGCTTGTCGACATCCTGTGGCATGGGGACGGCGACCGTGGCGGTCTCGACCGGGGTGGCGCGGCTTCGGTATTGAGCCGGTATGGGTTGGCGGCGGCGGGGGAGCAGCGGTTCGAGACGCTGTCGGGCGGGCAGCAGGCCAGGTTCCAGATCCTGCTGCTCGAACTGGGCGGGGCCACGCTGTTGCTGTTGGACGAGCCCACGGACAACCTCGACCTGCACTCGGCCGAAGCACTGCAGGACGCGCTGGAGGCGTTCGAGGGCACCGTCGTGGCGGTGACGCATGACCGGTGGTTCGCGCGATCTTTCAACCGCTTCCTGGTGTTCCGCTCGGACGGCGAGGTCGTGGAGACCCCACAGCCGGTGTGGGACGAGACGCGGGTGAAGCGGGCGCGGTGA
- the rocD gene encoding ornithine--oxo-acid transaminase has product MTPTAPSTTAAEPRSAADFIALDERWSTHNYHPLPVVIAEAEGAWVTDVHGRRYLDFLAGYSALNFGHRHPALIAAATEQLGKLTLTSRAFHHDQLGLFCQELAELTGTDLVLPMNSGAEAVESALKVARKWAYQVKGVPENTAEIIVAGSNFHGRTTTIISFSTDEVARKDFGPFTPGFTVAKYGDTQALEAAITDRTAAILVEPIQGEAGVLAPPSGYLREVRALCDQHNVLFIADEIQSGLARTGTLFALDHEGVRADLYTLGKALGGGILPVSAVVGRGDVLGVLKPGEHGSTFGGNPLACAVGRAVVKLLATGEFQERSKTLGAHLHARLGELVGRGVAEVRGRGLWAGVEIAPGGPSGRLASQGLMDRGVLCKETHDTTLRVAPPLVITEEEIDKGVDAIAELVTH; this is encoded by the coding sequence ATGACCCCGACTGCCCCCTCCACCACCGCAGCCGAGCCGCGTTCGGCGGCCGACTTCATCGCCCTCGACGAGCGCTGGAGCACGCACAACTACCACCCGCTGCCCGTGGTGATCGCCGAGGCCGAGGGGGCCTGGGTGACCGATGTGCACGGTCGCCGCTACCTCGACTTCCTCGCCGGATACTCGGCGCTGAACTTCGGCCACCGCCACCCGGCGCTCATCGCCGCGGCCACCGAGCAGCTCGGCAAACTGACCCTCACCAGCCGCGCGTTCCACCACGATCAGCTCGGCCTCTTCTGCCAGGAACTGGCCGAACTGACCGGCACCGACCTCGTGCTGCCGATGAACTCCGGCGCCGAGGCCGTCGAGTCGGCGCTCAAGGTCGCCCGCAAGTGGGCCTACCAGGTCAAGGGTGTGCCGGAGAACACCGCGGAGATCATCGTCGCGGGCTCCAACTTCCACGGCCGGACCACCACGATCATCTCGTTCTCGACCGACGAGGTGGCCCGCAAGGACTTCGGGCCGTTCACGCCCGGCTTCACGGTGGCCAAGTACGGCGACACCCAGGCGCTGGAGGCCGCGATCACCGACCGCACCGCCGCCATCCTGGTTGAACCCATCCAGGGCGAGGCAGGCGTGCTGGCCCCGCCGTCGGGCTACCTGCGCGAGGTCCGCGCGCTGTGCGACCAGCACAACGTCCTCTTCATCGCCGACGAGATCCAGTCCGGCCTGGCCCGCACGGGCACCCTGTTCGCGCTGGACCACGAGGGCGTCCGCGCGGATCTGTACACCCTCGGCAAGGCCCTCGGCGGCGGCATCCTCCCGGTGTCGGCGGTCGTCGGCCGGGGTGACGTGCTCGGCGTCCTCAAGCCCGGCGAACACGGCTCCACCTTCGGCGGCAACCCCCTGGCCTGCGCCGTCGGCCGGGCCGTGGTGAAACTCCTCGCCACCGGCGAATTCCAGGAACGCTCGAAGACCCTCGGCGCCCACCTCCACGCCCGCCTCGGCGAACTGGTCGGACGCGGGGTGGCCGAGGTTCGCGGCCGCGGCCTGTGGGCCGGTGTCGAGATCGCCCCCGGCGGCCCCTCTGGCCGCCTGGCGTCCCAGGGCCTGATGGACCGGGGCGTGCTGTGCAAGGAAACCCACGACACGACCCTGCGCGTCGCGCCGCCACTGGTGATCACCGAAGAGGAGATCGACAAGGGCGTCGACGCGATCGCGGAGCTCGTGACGCACTAA